A stretch of Paludisphaera borealis DNA encodes these proteins:
- a CDS encoding LON peptidase substrate-binding domain-containing protein — MDDDLDLRDFSDVTRLFPLPKVVLFPHVVLPLHIFEPRYRQMTEDALADDRLITIVQLKTVPDVGGWTEPAAVEEVGCLGKIIRHERLADGRFNLLLLGRKRVRLRCEPPSGRLYRVAEVDVLDDLAPGDSEAARRAGLVDLFRRVVGREHALDPDFSKLLNASAPLGVLVDVMAHALSLPIELKQSLLNEPSVEKRCGTIQELLERLEQIAGSAPRTHPFPPDFSLN; from the coding sequence ATGGACGACGACCTGGATTTGCGCGATTTTTCGGACGTCACCCGGCTGTTTCCGCTGCCGAAGGTCGTCCTTTTCCCTCACGTCGTCCTGCCCTTGCACATCTTCGAGCCTCGATACCGGCAGATGACCGAAGACGCCCTTGCGGACGACCGGCTGATCACGATCGTCCAGCTCAAAACCGTCCCCGACGTCGGCGGCTGGACCGAGCCGGCGGCGGTCGAGGAAGTCGGCTGTCTGGGCAAGATCATTCGGCACGAACGGCTCGCCGACGGCCGGTTCAACCTGCTGCTCCTGGGTCGGAAACGCGTCCGATTGCGATGCGAGCCGCCGAGCGGGCGGCTCTACCGCGTCGCCGAGGTCGACGTCCTCGACGACCTCGCCCCGGGCGACTCCGAAGCCGCTCGACGCGCCGGCCTCGTCGATCTCTTCCGCAGGGTCGTCGGCCGCGAGCACGCGCTCGATCCGGACTTCTCGAAGCTGCTCAACGCGTCGGCGCCCCTGGGCGTCCTCGTCGACGTCATGGCCCACGCGCTCAGCTTACCCATCGAGCTGAAGCAGTCGCTCCTGAACGAGCCCTCGGTCGAAAAGCGGTGCGGGACGATCCAGGAACTGCTCGAACGGCTCGAGCAAATCGCCGGCTCGGCCCCGCGCACGCACCCGTTTCCCCCTGATTTCAGCCTGAATTGA
- the nth gene encoding endonuclease III: MPKKQQPSSDPKLQARRVLKALKELYPDAECALVHDGPFQLLAATILSAQCTDVRVNLVTPRLFARFPDARSLAEADRAEVEELIRSTGFFRAKAKNLQAMAARLQQEHGGQVPRDLELLTALAGVGRKTANVVLGTAFGLATGVVVDTHVKRLAGRLGLTTRKTPEQIETDLMAVVPRSEWVEFSHRLIHHGRKLCVARKPHCSQCPLEPFCPKIGVRSSQ, translated from the coding sequence ATGCCCAAGAAACAACAGCCTTCCAGCGATCCCAAGCTTCAGGCGCGTCGCGTCCTCAAGGCCCTCAAGGAACTGTATCCCGATGCCGAGTGCGCCTTGGTTCACGACGGCCCGTTCCAGCTCCTGGCGGCGACGATCCTCTCGGCCCAGTGCACCGACGTGCGGGTGAACCTCGTCACGCCCCGGTTGTTCGCCCGGTTCCCCGACGCCCGGTCCCTGGCCGAGGCCGATCGGGCCGAGGTGGAAGAGCTGATCCGCTCGACCGGTTTCTTTCGGGCCAAGGCCAAGAACCTCCAGGCGATGGCCGCTCGCCTGCAACAGGAGCACGGCGGCCAGGTCCCCCGCGATCTCGAACTTTTGACGGCCCTCGCCGGGGTGGGGCGAAAGACGGCCAACGTGGTGCTCGGAACGGCCTTCGGCCTGGCGACGGGCGTCGTCGTCGACACTCACGTCAAGCGGCTCGCCGGCCGGCTCGGCCTGACGACCCGAAAGACCCCCGAGCAGATCGAGACCGACCTGATGGCCGTCGTCCCGCGCTCCGAGTGGGTCGAGTTCAGTCACCGCCTGATCCACCACGGCCGGAAACTCTGCGTGGCCCGAAAGCCCCATTGCAGCCAATGCCCGCTCGAACCGTTCTGCCCCAAGATCGGCGTTCGATCGTCGCAGTGA
- the metF gene encoding methylenetetrahydrofolate reductase [NAD(P)H] codes for MHILDIFETNPTTFSFEFFPPKTDKASADLFETMAHLQALQPSFVSVTYGAGGTTRERTHDLIVRIQQETNLTAISHLTCVCHSEAELEAILERYAASKIENILALGGDPPRNLQGYDRANDAFQYADQLVRFVRSRLGVADSRGFGVGVAGFPEGHPGTPNRLLEMDNLKRKVDAGADYICTQLFFQNADFYDFRERCDLAGIRVPILAGIMPVTSKENLARIAELALGARIPARLLRAVERCGDSAESVAKVGVHWATEQCRDLLDNEVRGLHFYTLNRSDATRQIYDYLGVKDSQALARRAAV; via the coding sequence ATGCATATTCTGGACATCTTCGAGACGAACCCCACGACCTTCAGCTTCGAGTTCTTTCCTCCGAAAACGGACAAGGCCTCGGCGGATCTCTTCGAAACGATGGCGCATCTCCAGGCGCTCCAGCCTTCGTTCGTGTCGGTCACCTACGGGGCCGGCGGCACGACGCGAGAGCGGACGCACGATCTGATCGTCCGGATCCAGCAAGAGACCAACCTCACGGCGATCTCGCACCTGACTTGCGTGTGTCACTCCGAGGCCGAGCTGGAGGCGATCCTCGAACGCTACGCCGCCTCGAAGATCGAGAACATCCTGGCGCTGGGTGGCGACCCGCCGCGCAACCTTCAGGGGTACGACCGCGCGAACGACGCCTTCCAGTACGCCGATCAGCTCGTCCGTTTCGTCCGCTCACGCCTGGGCGTGGCCGATTCACGCGGGTTCGGCGTCGGGGTCGCGGGCTTTCCCGAGGGGCACCCCGGGACCCCCAACCGGCTCCTGGAGATGGACAACCTGAAGCGCAAGGTCGACGCCGGCGCCGACTACATCTGCACCCAGCTCTTCTTTCAGAACGCCGACTTTTACGACTTCCGCGAACGGTGCGACCTGGCCGGAATCCGCGTGCCGATCCTCGCCGGGATCATGCCCGTGACGTCGAAGGAGAACCTGGCGCGGATCGCCGAGCTGGCGCTGGGGGCGCGGATTCCCGCCCGGCTGCTTCGGGCCGTCGAGCGGTGCGGCGATTCGGCGGAATCGGTCGCCAAGGTCGGCGTCCACTGGGCCACCGAGCAGTGCCGCGACCTCCTCGACAACGAGGTGCGCGGCCTTCATTTCTACACCCTCAACCGCTCCGACGCGACCCGGCAGATTTATGACTACCTCGGTGTCAAGGACTCGCAGGCCCTCGCGCGCCGCGCGGCGGTCTGA
- the queG gene encoding tRNA epoxyqueuosine(34) reductase QueG, whose protein sequence is MSEADLTRRLKAKAVELGFDRVGVAGARTPPDYDRFREWLDAGRAAGMQYMERHAEARAHPDSVLEGVRAVVMVSLVYGEPTDADAPSRRLSGKIARYARGLDYHQVLRARLAALLDWLKLERPEVEGRAVVDTAPLLERDYGRLAGLGWIGKNTLLIDRRLGSFTFLGALLVDLDLEPDPPHVSSHCGTCTRCLDACPTGAFDGPYQLDAGRCISYWTIEHRGAIPDDQADRLDGWVFGCDVCQDVCPWNRKAPAGRVHELDARDEWVDADLVEWLNRSKGDWKRALRGSALERARRVGLVRNAALVLGSARDEGAAPALIDRLADRAEDPVIRAAAAWALGRIGSPIAREALERFQGDDDALVREAVARAVEGFGGVRSSSAACS, encoded by the coding sequence ATGAGCGAAGCCGACCTCACGCGCCGGCTGAAGGCCAAGGCGGTCGAGCTGGGCTTCGACCGCGTCGGTGTCGCCGGCGCGCGGACGCCGCCGGACTACGACCGGTTCCGCGAATGGCTCGACGCCGGCCGCGCCGCGGGCATGCAGTACATGGAGCGGCACGCCGAGGCCCGCGCCCATCCCGACAGCGTGCTCGAAGGGGTCCGCGCGGTGGTCATGGTCAGCCTCGTCTATGGCGAGCCGACCGACGCCGACGCGCCCTCCCGCCGATTGTCCGGCAAGATCGCGCGGTACGCGCGAGGGCTCGACTACCACCAGGTCCTTCGCGCCCGGCTCGCCGCCCTGCTCGACTGGCTGAAGCTTGAACGCCCCGAGGTCGAGGGGCGCGCAGTGGTCGACACCGCGCCGCTGCTGGAACGCGACTACGGGCGGCTCGCCGGTCTGGGGTGGATCGGTAAGAACACGCTGCTGATCGACCGGCGGCTGGGGAGCTTCACGTTCCTGGGCGCGTTGCTGGTCGATCTCGATCTTGAGCCCGATCCGCCGCACGTCTCGTCCCATTGTGGGACTTGCACGCGGTGTCTGGACGCCTGCCCCACGGGGGCGTTCGACGGTCCGTACCAGCTCGACGCGGGGCGTTGCATCAGCTACTGGACGATCGAGCATCGCGGCGCGATCCCCGACGACCAGGCCGACCGCCTCGACGGCTGGGTCTTCGGCTGCGACGTCTGCCAGGACGTCTGCCCGTGGAATCGCAAGGCGCCCGCCGGCCGCGTCCACGAGCTGGACGCGCGCGACGAGTGGGTCGACGCCGATCTGGTGGAATGGCTGAACCGGTCGAAGGGGGACTGGAAGCGGGCGCTGCGGGGCTCGGCCCTCGAACGCGCCCGCCGCGTCGGGCTGGTGCGGAACGCGGCGCTAGTCTTGGGCTCGGCGCGTGACGAAGGCGCGGCGCCTGCCCTGATCGATCGGCTGGCGGACCGCGCTGAAGACCCGGTGATTCGCGCCGCCGCCGCCTGGGCGCTCGGCCGCATTGGATCGCCGATCGCCCGCGAGGCGCTGGAACGGTTCCAGGGCGACGACGACGCGCTGGTGCGCGAGGCCGTCGCCCGGGCGGTGGAGGGGTTCGGCGGCGTCAGGTCGTCGTCGGCGGCGTGTTCGTGA